The nucleotide sequence ATAAAGCTCCAGTTTGATCTCGAATATCGACAAGTAGATCATAAAAGGCAGGGATGGCTCCTTTTTCTTTCGCTTCTAATCCATCACGAAAATCTCTCGCTTGTTCCAAATAAGAAACCATCGTTTTTTTATCTCCGTTTTCGAGTAACGATTTTAAGGAAGACATCTCTTTTATCCAATCATCTAAGAGTCGTGTCATACTCCTTCTGTTCTGAAAAAAGATATCCTGCCACATTTCTGGGTTACTAGAGGCTATTCGGGTAATATCTCGAAACCCACCTGCTGCCAGCTTCGGTAAGTAGGAATGTGTATGTTGCCATGTTCTCGCTTGATGGACAAGAGAAGATGCAATTAGATGAGGAAAATGGGATACAACGCTCGTCATCTCATCATGTTCCTTCGGATTTAAAACGACAAATTTACTTTTCGTACCAGCTAGCAATTCCTTTATAGCGCCTACATGCTGTTGGGAGGCTTTTGCTGATGGTGTCAAAACATAGATCGCATTTTCAAACAAATGTTCCTTGGCAGCTTGTATCCCCCGTTTATGAGAACCTGCCATTGGATGACCACCGATAAAGATAAAATCTGGCGACGTCCATTCGTTTGCTGTGTCCATAACAGCCGATTTAACGGAAGATACATCGGTTACTAAAACGGGCTTTTCCGGCTTTAATTCCTTCATTTTGTTCATGTAAGAAATCGTAATAGAAACGGGTGCACTTAAGATGACGTAATCTGCTTGCAACACGCCTTGTTCAAAGCTTTTAGCAGAATCATCAATGATTCCGTGCATTTGAGCATACTCTAAGCTTTTCTCATTGGTGTCATAACCGACAACCTTATGAACAGTTGATCCCTTGATACTTTTAGCTAATGAGCCACCAATAAGACCTAAACCTACGACAAAAACCGTTTTAGTCAATTTTTTTCTCCTTCTTTAAGGATAAGAATTCTTGTAGGCGTGATTGCAGTTCTTCCATGTCCTCTTTTTTCCCTATGGTAATTCGGATTCCATTTGGACGACCTAATGCTTCTCCGGAACGAACAATAAAGCCTTTACTTAGTAAATATTCAAATGCTTCATCTCCCGTTGTTGGAAGGTGGACAAATACAAAGTTTGTTTGTGAATCGTCAAAGGCAAGCCCTTCACCTTGAAGAAATGATAGAAACGATTGTTTATTAGCTTTATTGTTCAAAAAAGTTTCTTGTAAAAAGGTTTCATCTTGTAAAGCGATAACCGCGGCTTTCTGCGAAAAGCTCGTCGTATTAAATGGACCACGTGTTACATTTAACGCTCGTGTAATCTCTTCATTCGCAACGCCGTAGCCAACTCTTAACCCGGCTAATCCGTATGCTTTTGAAAAAGTACGAAGAACAATTAAGTTGTCGTACTGCTTAAGCGCTTCGACTGTATTCGGGTAATCCTCTGTGTCAACATATTCGTAGTAAGCTTCATCAAATACAACAAGTACGTCTGACGGGCAAGTTTTCATCACGTACTCAAATTCTTCTTTATTGATGTGGCAGCCCGTTGGGTTATTCGGAGAACATAGCCATAATATTTTTGTTTGTTCGTCAATATTCTCCACCATTTTCTTCACATCATGGTACCCATTTTTTAAAGGAACTTCCTTAATATCTGCTCCTTCAATTACAGCATTATGCTTATATTGTGGGAAGGTTGGGGTTGCCATTATGGTGTTTGTACCAGGATATAAATACGAATTACAAATGATTTCAATCACTTCGTCGGAACCAGCACCAAAAACGAGTTGGTCTGGTTCAACCTTTAACTTATCAGCTAACGCCATGCGCAGTTCCGTTGAATAACCATCTGGATAAACCTCTAGTTGGGACATCCATTGACCCAATTCCTCTTTTACTTTATTAGAAAAACCAAAAGGATTTTCATTGGAGGCTAACTTCACAATTCGAGAAAGACCATATTGTTTTTTAACATCTTCTATTTGTTTCCCCGGTTTATAGGGTGACATGCTTTTTAATACTTGCTTGCTAGTCATCAAAACGTTCTCCTTCCTAACGCAATAAATCAGGACGCAATTTCTTTGCATCATGATGGTATATATGTTCTATATCTTTTTGTTCTATCGTTGTATTAACTGTAATCATGACGCGGATGCATTTTTCCAAGCTACCTGGTACATCGATTTCCTGCATACACATGACAGGTACATAGGTCCATCCATCGAGTAATCGGAGTGCCTTTGCGGGAAAGGAAGCTGTAATATCAGATGTAACGCTAATCAGAACAGATGCTATGTCTTCCGGATTGATCTGGTTCTTTATCGTCATCTCCTCGACTAGAGCTCTTGTATGTTCTATAATTTGGTCCGCTTCATTTTGAAGCACTGTCGTTGCTCCTCTTACACCTCTAATCATTTTGTTGCACCAACTCTCCCAAGAAGTCTTCCAAATCACGACACAGGGAACCCTCATCCATTTTCTGAATGATAGGCTCACCTATTTGTTTTAATAACACCATTTGGACATGATTATCTCTTGATTTCTTATCTTTTTTCATTTTTTCAAGCAAAGAAGCTACCTTGACATCAGGTAGTGATAGTGGATAATTATTGTGTTTTAACCATTGCAAAAGCTCCTGATAAGATAGCTTAACCTCAAACGTTTTTTCACTTACCTTTAGTGCAAACAACATGCCGACTGCAACGGCTTCTCCATGGGTCCACACTCCGTATCCAAGTTCTGATTCTAGAGCATGACCTAGTGTATGACCTAAGTTTAAAAACATTCGATGATGGGATTCTCTCTCATCTTTTTCCACAACTTCTGCTTTCACTTGAATACCTTGGAGAAGATGTTCCTTAAGGGTTTGTTGAGACAATGGTTTGTTTAAATCTGTACGAATCACATCTGTCAAAAATGCTGAATCACGCAAGAATCCGTGTTTAACAACTTCTGCATAGCCAGATCGCACTTCTCGTTGCGGAAGTGATGTAAGTGTTTCTACGTCATAAATCACGGCCACTGGTGGGTAGAAACTTCCAATCAGGTTTTTTCCGTAGGCATGATTAATCCCTACTTTCCCACCAACACTGCTGTCATGAGCTAAAATCGTTGTAGGCATTTGAACAAAATCAATTCCTCTCATAAAGGTGGAAGCAAAGAAACCTACAAGATCACCTATAACTCCTCCACCTAACGCAATGACGAGGCTATGACGATTAAGGCCTTTTTCTAATGCGTCCGTAATTAGCTGATAATATTGGTCGATATTTTTGGATGCTTCTCCATTGGGAACCACATAGGACTCCACTTGCTGGAAAGATGGAAAATTAGCCTTTACATCCTCCATATATAAATCTGCTACTTTTTGGTCAGAAACAATATATATGCTTTCATAGGATTTTGGCAAATAACTAGAGATTTTCTTCCTAATTCCTGCCCCAACCGTTACAACATAGTTACCTGAACTTGTTTGAACAGTTAATGATGATTCCATTAGAATTTTCGAACCTCTTCACGGTATTCCTCTATGGCTTTCTTTAATTTCGGAAATTGATCATTCGGGAATTGTTCTAGAATCGCTTTCGCAACTTCAAAGGCTACTACGTGCTCCATAACAACAGCAGCTGCTGGTACAGCACAAGAATCCGACCTTTCGATACTTGCATTAAAGGCTTCCTTAGATTCAATATCTACACTTTGTAATGGTTTATATAAAGTCGGAATTGGTTTCATAACGCCTTTCACTACGATAGGCATTCCAGTTGTCATACCGCCTTCAAACCCACCTAAACGATTCGTCTTCCGGTAATAGCCCTCTTCCTCGTTCCAACCAATCTCGTCATGTACTTGACTTCCATTTAAGCGGGCTGCTTCAAAACCGATCCCAAATTCAACACCTTTAAAAGCATTAATGCTAGCAACTGCTCCAGCGATACGCCCGTCTAATTTGCGGTCATAATGAACATACGATCCGATTCCAGCTGGCATTCCTTCGATGTACACCTCTGCCACTCCACCTATGGAATCGCCATCCTTCTTCGCTTTGTCAATCGCATCCATCATCTTTTGGCCAGCTTGTTCGTCTAAACAACGGACAGGGGATTCCTCTGAAATACGAATACGATCTTCTATGGAAAGATTAGGCTTCGTTTCCGCTTTTATGCCAGCAATCTCATTCACATAGCCAACAATTCGAATGCCTAAATGCTTCAATAACGTTTTCGCAACAGCCCCAGCAGCAACCCTAGCAGCCGTTTCACGAGCAGAAGAACGTTCTAGTATATTTCGAATATCTCGGTGACCATATTTAATTGCACCATTTAAGTCTGCATGACCAGGTCTTGGTCTTGTCACGACTCTTCGGATAGATTCTCCCTCAGGAAAAGGATCTTCTCCCATAATATCTTCCCAATGTTTAAAATCATCGTTATGTATAACCATGGCAATCGGGGAACCTAGTGTATATCCATGCCTTACCCCACCAGCCATATCTACTAAATCCTTTTCAATTTGCATTCTCTTTCCTCTACCGTGTCCCTTTTGACGTCTTAACAGAGATTCGTTAATATCCTCTTTGGTTATTGGCATGAGAGAAGGAATTCCTTCTACAATTGTGGTTAGTTGTTTCCCATGTGACTCTCCAGCTGTTAAGTAGCGCATGTTTGTACCCCCATTAATATCTAATTTTGTACTACTATATCATACCTTTTCCTTTCTGTGTGAGCGGAAATGACTGAAAAATTCACTTTTTAGATTTTTTGCACAATTATGACGATTATACAACATAATGAAAGCATTTACATAAATCAGAGCCAAATAAAGAAGAAATCCCAGCAAAGTGAGATTTCTTAGAATAGATCATTATCCTTTCTGGTAGAAAAAAGAATCTAATATTTGGAATTGATATTGACTAGGGTTGAAGATTTGCTCCGTGCTTCCGACGAATAGCACACCACCTGGTCTTAGCGATTGACTAAATTTCCTGTATATTTCATCCTTCGCTTCCTCTGTAAAGTAAATCATCACATTACGGCAAACAATTAAGTCATAGTCTTTATCATAGTTGTCCGATAATAGATTGTGTTTTTTGAATGTCACACATCGTTTAATAGAATCATCAATTTTGTAGGTTGTGCCATCCTTCGTAAAATATTTTTGCTTAATTGTGTCTGGTATTTCCTGTAAAGAGCGTTCTGGATATAGTCCAACTTGTGCTCGTTTCATGACGTTTTCATCTAAATCTGTTGCTGATACTTTTATATCCTTTAAGTCCATGAACTGATTTAATATCATAGCAATGGTGTAGGGTTCTTCCCCTGTCGAGCATGCAGCGCTCCACACTTTTAATGTTTTCTTGTTTTTTAGTAACAGAGGTAATACTTTTTTTTGTAGGGTATCCCATCTACTAAAATTCCGATAAAACTCTGTAACATTAATCGTCACACGGTCCAAAAATTCCATCAGCGCATCTTGGTCGCTATTTAGTAGTTTAAAATAGCTCGTAAAATCCTTACACTCTTTTTTATCCCGTAATGCCGTTAATCTACGCTTCATTTGTACTTCTTTGTATAAGCTTAAATCTATTCCTGTTTTTCGTTTGATCTGTGCTGTGAACTCTAAGTAGTCATTCATGGCTCTTTCTCCTCTACCATTTATATTTACATCATAACCGAGAATGTCCAAAAGAAAAAGCCCCAATGATTGGGGCTTTTTCATATTTAATAAATCCACTGTTTGTTATCTTTTGTATATTCGATTAACTCTCCCTCAGAGAAGAAAAGTCCAATTTCTCTTTCTGCACTTTCTGGTGCATCGGATCCGTGGATTACATTTTTTCCTACTGTTAAACCGTAGTCCCCACGAATGGTTCCTGGCAATGCTTCCTGAGGATTTGTTTTACCCATCATTTGACGAGCCGTTGCAATAACATTATCCCCTTCCCATACCATAGCAAATACAGGGCCAGATGTAATAAAGCTTACAAGCTCAGGAAAGAATGGTTTACCGTTGTGCTCTCCATAATGCTCTTCCGCTAATTCCTTTGTAATTTGCATAAGCTTTGCACCCGCAAGTTTAAAGCCTTTTTTTTCAAATCGAGAAACTATATCTCCTACTAAATCTCTTTGAACTCCATCGGGTTTCACCATTAAAAATGTCTTTTCCATCGTTACACCTCTTCGTTATTATGTATTTATGAAAGCGCTATGAAACTACCCTAATAGATTCTAACAAAGAATAGAAATTCTGACAACGTCTTAGTTCTTCCGTTTTCCAATGTATTTGGCAATTGTCGTCAAGGAGTGTTTTGCTCTTGTATTTGGAAGAACTTCTAATGCTTCATAAGCTTTGTTTAAATACTTTTCACTAATGGCATACGCTCGATCAATCGCATTACTCTTTTTAATATGCTCCACAAATGGTTGAATATCTGCTGGATCGATTTTTTCTTCGGCAGCTAATGTTTGGCGAAGGGCATCTTTGAAGTCCGAATCTTCCATCGCATAGAAGACAGGTAATGTTATATTACCTTGTAACAAGTCACCACCTGCTGGTTTACCTAATTCGGATGACGAAGAGGTGAAATCTAGTATGTCATCAATAATTTGGTAGGACATTCCAACATAGTAGCCATATTGCATTAATGCCTGCTCATATTCTTTGGGTGCACCAGAAGCTATCGCCCCAAGCTGACTACTAGAAGAGATAAGTAACGCGGTTTTCCGCTTAATTCTTCGCAAATAGTTACGAATAGATTGATCCAGGTTATATTTTTCTTCCATTTGCTTAAGCTCCCCAATACAGAGCTCAACAATAGTTTCCGAAAGAATACGATGGGCTCTTGGGTTATCAATATCTGTTAAGTACTCTAAGGACCTAGCAAATATATAGTCTCCCGTGTACATGGCAATTCGATTATCCCATTTCGCCTTTACTGTTGGTTTCCCTCTTCGTAATTCCGCTTCATCAATCACATCATCATGAACTAAAGAGGCCATGTGGATCAACTCCAAGGAAACAGCTACCGTTTTTAATCGATCAAATTGGTAGTCTCCAAAAGATCCCGCAAGCAAAACAAAAACAGGACGAATTCGTTTTCCTCCTGCTTTTAATAATTGCTGCGAAGCTTCTCTCAAAATGGGATCCTTAGCATGGATGGTTTCATTTAATGTTTTTTCAATTTGGTTTAGCTCCGTTTTTAAATACGAATAGGCAGCTGCTAGTTTCATGACGTCACCTTTTTACTAATAGAATTTCTTATTCAGATGGTTTCGTTCCAGCGTGCATAGCCGCTACACCACCTGTGTAACTCTTTATCGTTACTTGCGTTAAACCTACTTCCTTAAACATATCCTTTAATTGTTCTTTTCCAGGGAAATCCTTAGCTGATTCATGGAGCCATGCATACTCATCATAGCTCTTTGCCAGTAAGCGACCGAAAAGTGGCATCACATGTTTAAAATAAAAATAGTAAAGTTGACGAAAAAGAGGCATTGTGGGTTGCGATGTTTCTAGACAAACAACCATTCCTCCAGGCTTTACGACCCGATTCATCTCCGATAACACTTGTTTATAATCGGGAACATTACGAAGTCCAAAACCAATTGTTACATAATCGAATGTATGATCCTCAAATGGAAGCTCCATGGCATTCCCATGAACAAACTCCAAATGTTCGATTTGCAAGTTTTCATTTTTTTCTTTCGCGATTGATAGCATG is from Radiobacillus kanasensis and encodes:
- the hisC gene encoding histidinol-phosphate transaminase; translation: MTSKQVLKSMSPYKPGKQIEDVKKQYGLSRIVKLASNENPFGFSNKVKEELGQWMSQLEVYPDGYSTELRMALADKLKVEPDQLVFGAGSDEVIEIICNSYLYPGTNTIMATPTFPQYKHNAVIEGADIKEVPLKNGYHDVKKMVENIDEQTKILWLCSPNNPTGCHINKEEFEYVMKTCPSDVLVVFDEAYYEYVDTEDYPNTVEALKQYDNLIVLRTFSKAYGLAGLRVGYGVANEEITRALNVTRGPFNTTSFSQKAAVIALQDETFLQETFLNNKANKQSFLSFLQGEGLAFDDSQTNFVFVHLPTTGDEAFEYLLSKGFIVRSGEALGRPNGIRITIGKKEDMEELQSRLQEFLSLKKEKKID
- the ndk gene encoding nucleoside-diphosphate kinase, giving the protein MEKTFLMVKPDGVQRDLVGDIVSRFEKKGFKLAGAKLMQITKELAEEHYGEHNGKPFFPELVSFITSGPVFAMVWEGDNVIATARQMMGKTNPQEALPGTIRGDYGLTVGKNVIHGSDAPESAEREIGLFFSEGELIEYTKDNKQWIY
- the aroC gene encoding chorismate synthase, whose protein sequence is MRYLTAGESHGKQLTTIVEGIPSLMPITKEDINESLLRRQKGHGRGKRMQIEKDLVDMAGGVRHGYTLGSPIAMVIHNDDFKHWEDIMGEDPFPEGESIRRVVTRPRPGHADLNGAIKYGHRDIRNILERSSARETAARVAAGAVAKTLLKHLGIRIVGYVNEIAGIKAETKPNLSIEDRIRISEESPVRCLDEQAGQKMMDAIDKAKKDGDSIGGVAEVYIEGMPAGIGSYVHYDRKLDGRIAGAVASINAFKGVEFGIGFEAARLNGSQVHDEIGWNEEEGYYRKTNRLGGFEGGMTTGMPIVVKGVMKPIPTLYKPLQSVDIESKEAFNASIERSDSCAVPAAAVVMEHVVAFEVAKAILEQFPNDQFPKLKKAIEEYREEVRKF
- the aroH gene encoding chorismate mutase, producing MIRGVRGATTVLQNEADQIIEHTRALVEEMTIKNQINPEDIASVLISVTSDITASFPAKALRLLDGWTYVPVMCMQEIDVPGSLEKCIRVMITVNTTIEQKDIEHIYHHDAKKLRPDLLR
- the menG gene encoding demethylmenaquinone methyltransferase produces the protein MAQSKEERVHGVFEKIYDRYDFMNSVISFQRHKAWRKDVMKRMGVQHGDSALDVCCGTGDWSFSLAQAVGSTGKVIGLDFSQNMLSIAKEKNENLQIEHLEFVHGNAMELPFEDHTFDYVTIGFGLRNVPDYKQVLSEMNRVVKPGGMVVCLETSQPTMPLFRQLYYFYFKHVMPLFGRLLAKSYDEYAWLHESAKDFPGKEQLKDMFKEVGLTQVTIKSYTGGVAAMHAGTKPSE
- a CDS encoding CheR family methyltransferase — translated: MNDYLEFTAQIKRKTGIDLSLYKEVQMKRRLTALRDKKECKDFTSYFKLLNSDQDALMEFLDRVTINVTEFYRNFSRWDTLQKKVLPLLLKNKKTLKVWSAACSTGEEPYTIAMILNQFMDLKDIKVSATDLDENVMKRAQVGLYPERSLQEIPDTIKQKYFTKDGTTYKIDDSIKRCVTFKKHNLLSDNYDKDYDLIVCRNVMIYFTEEAKDEIYRKFSQSLRPGGVLFVGSTEQIFNPSQYQFQILDSFFYQKG
- the hepT gene encoding heptaprenyl diphosphate synthase component II, whose protein sequence is MKLAAAYSYLKTELNQIEKTLNETIHAKDPILREASQQLLKAGGKRIRPVFVLLAGSFGDYQFDRLKTVAVSLELIHMASLVHDDVIDEAELRRGKPTVKAKWDNRIAMYTGDYIFARSLEYLTDIDNPRAHRILSETIVELCIGELKQMEEKYNLDQSIRNYLRRIKRKTALLISSSSQLGAIASGAPKEYEQALMQYGYYVGMSYQIIDDILDFTSSSSELGKPAGGDLLQGNITLPVFYAMEDSDFKDALRQTLAAEEKIDPADIQPFVEHIKKSNAIDRAYAISEKYLNKAYEALEVLPNTRAKHSLTTIAKYIGKRKN
- a CDS encoding prephenate dehydrogenase, which produces MTKTVFVVGLGLIGGSLAKSIKGSTVHKVVGYDTNEKSLEYAQMHGIIDDSAKSFEQGVLQADYVILSAPVSITISYMNKMKELKPEKPVLVTDVSSVKSAVMDTANEWTSPDFIFIGGHPMAGSHKRGIQAAKEHLFENAIYVLTPSAKASQQHVGAIKELLAGTKSKFVVLNPKEHDEMTSVVSHFPHLIASSLVHQARTWQHTHSYLPKLAAGGFRDITRIASSNPEMWQDIFFQNRRSMTRLLDDWIKEMSSLKSLLENGDKKTMVSYLEQARDFRDGLEAKEKGAIPAFYDLLVDIRDQTGALLKVVSLLAEEDISITNIEILEIREGITGVLRISFAEQGLQQRSNEILLRNGYETMIQD
- the aroB gene encoding 3-dehydroquinate synthase gives rise to the protein MESSLTVQTSSGNYVVTVGAGIRKKISSYLPKSYESIYIVSDQKVADLYMEDVKANFPSFQQVESYVVPNGEASKNIDQYYQLITDALEKGLNRHSLVIALGGGVIGDLVGFFASTFMRGIDFVQMPTTILAHDSSVGGKVGINHAYGKNLIGSFYPPVAVIYDVETLTSLPQREVRSGYAEVVKHGFLRDSAFLTDVIRTDLNKPLSQQTLKEHLLQGIQVKAEVVEKDERESHHRMFLNLGHTLGHALESELGYGVWTHGEAVAVGMLFALKVSEKTFEVKLSYQELLQWLKHNNYPLSLPDVKVASLLEKMKKDKKSRDNHVQMVLLKQIGEPIIQKMDEGSLCRDLEDFLGELVQQND